The following is a genomic window from Pseudomonas purpurea.
ACAACAGGGTCGGCGGTTAGCGGTAGCGGGCGCATTGCAGACTCGTCATAAACAAAGGCCTCGGGGTTGAATCCGAGGCCTTTGAGTGAGGGCTATGTGGTTAGCTGCACGACTTCATGTTCACCGGGCCGACGAACTCATTGCCGCGACCCATCACGCACGCCACGCTTTGATTGCGCTGGCGTTCCCAGTCCTGCACCGGGTACGTCTTGTTCCAGGCTTCGTAGAGCTGTCGGTCCTGTTTGGACAGGCGCAAGCCGTACTGTTTGCTCATGTAGAAGTATGTCCGCGCGATCATCCCGCGAATGGAGGGGCGGGGCATGACCTTCTTTGCCTTGAAGTCGACCTGGGTCAGGCACGAACCATATTGGCCAGTCTGTACCGGGAGCCAGCCAAAACTGAAGTTGCTGCGGTCGCCATTCACTTCGCCGATGCTCGGCACCAGGTTGTGCAGGTCAGCTTCGGCGCGCTGGTAGGTGGGGTCGTGACGTGTGCAGTTCTGGCGCCCGCCCTGTTGCCAGCATTGGCGTTGGTGGCCGATCTGCCAGGCAGGCACGATGTGCTCCCATTCAATGCGCGCGGCACGCTTGGCGTTTTTACGCGGGACGTAGCCGCAGGCGGCCAGGTTTACGCGGTTGCCGGTGTACTTGCAGCCACAATAGAACTCGGTGGACTGTGGGGCGTACAGTTTCCAGGCGACCTTCTTGGCCTCGTTGAAGGTGCGGGGTGGGTCGGCCTGGGCGGTGACTGCAACGAAGAGCAACAGCAAAGCTAAACAGCGAACACTCATCGACTCAGTCTTCCTTCGGTACTACCCAGAAAATCTGCACACCGCCATCGTCGCGGTAGGCGAGTGTGACGTTATCGTTCTCGGCAATTTCCTCGAGCAAACGCTCCCACTCATCGACCGGTTCGTCGGGAAGGCGGAATATCAGTGCTGCCTTGGCTTTTTGGGCGGTGGGGGAGTTGATGATTTTCTGAACGCGTAAACCGAGACGTTCATAGGAGCCTGGAGGGGTAGTCGAAGTAGTGGCCACGAAGCGATCCTTAATAAGCTGTACGTGCATACAGTATTTAACTGTAAGCATTTTCGCAACTGCTTAAAATTCAAGAAGTTCGTCTGACAACGACTTTTTCGATTTGGTGTAAGTCGATTCGATTTTTTTCGGCAGGGTTTCGAGCGCCAAAACATCTTGCTCAAGAATCAGCGGTAGGACCGTGTAAGACACTCGCCCGAGCGGGCGAGTGGTTGTAGCAAGTGCCCGACCTGAGCGGTCGGGCAACGGGACTCAGTATTCCCAGAACATGCGTTGCAGCTCTTTGCTGTCTTGGGTCTTGGTCAGGGCGACCATTGCCAGGATGCGAGCCTTTTGCGGGTTCAGGTCGTGAGCAACAACCCAGTCGTACTTGTCGTCAGGCTGTTCGGCGTTACGCAGGACAAAGCCGCCAGCGTTGACGTGGGACGAGCGAATGATCTGCACGCCATCCTTGCGCAGGGCTTGCAGGGTTGGAACAACGCGCGAGGAGACGGAACCGTTGCCAGTCCCCACGTGGATGATGGCTTTGGCGCCGGCTTGAGCCAGGGCTTTGTAAGCGGTGTCGCTGACATTGCCGTAGGAGTAGGCGATTTCGACGTCAGGCAGGCTCTTGATGGTTTTGATGTCGAATTCCGAATCCATGGTGTGGCGCTTGGCTGGCAAGCGGAACCAGTAGGATTTGCCTTCAACGACCATGCCCATTGGGCCCCATGCGCTTTT
Proteins encoded in this region:
- a CDS encoding endonuclease I family protein; amino-acid sequence: MSVRCLALLLLFVAVTAQADPPRTFNEAKKVAWKLYAPQSTEFYCGCKYTGNRVNLAACGYVPRKNAKRAARIEWEHIVPAWQIGHQRQCWQQGGRQNCTRHDPTYQRAEADLHNLVPSIGEVNGDRSNFSFGWLPVQTGQYGSCLTQVDFKAKKVMPRPSIRGMIARTYFYMSKQYGLRLSKQDRQLYEAWNKTYPVQDWERQRNQSVACVMGRGNEFVGPVNMKSCS
- a CDS encoding DUF1654 domain-containing protein, translated to MLTVKYCMHVQLIKDRFVATTSTTPPGSYERLGLRVQKIINSPTAQKAKAALIFRLPDEPVDEWERLLEEIAENDNVTLAYRDDGGVQIFWVVPKED